One segment of Niabella beijingensis DNA contains the following:
- a CDS encoding aldo/keto reductase: protein MKFNASRYATMQYRRSGASGLKLPAISLGLWHNFGDVDDEKVFRKTLHTAFDIGITHFDLANNYGPPPGSAETNFGKMLHTDFKQHRDELIISTKAGYTMWEGPYGDWGSKKYLVSSLDQSLKRMKLEYVDIFYHHRPDPETPLEETMAALDLIVRQGKALYVGISNYQKKEAAQAFKILKKLGTPCLIHQPKYSMFERWVENGLLDLLETEGVGCIPFSPLAQGLLTNKYLKGIPKHSRAAKKHGFLKKDQITENKRWQIQQLNALAEARGQSLAQMALSWILKDNRITSVLVGASSSAQLLDSADCLKNLNFNSDELTRIEKILNVKE, encoded by the coding sequence ATGAAATTTAATGCATCAAGATACGCCACCATGCAATACCGCAGAAGCGGCGCCTCCGGACTGAAGCTGCCGGCCATTTCACTGGGTCTCTGGCATAACTTCGGTGATGTGGATGATGAGAAAGTGTTTCGTAAAACACTGCATACGGCATTTGATATCGGCATCACCCATTTTGACCTCGCCAATAATTATGGTCCTCCTCCGGGTTCGGCAGAAACCAACTTTGGAAAAATGCTGCATACAGATTTCAAACAGCACCGGGACGAGCTGATCATTTCGACGAAAGCGGGCTATACAATGTGGGAGGGGCCTTATGGTGACTGGGGTTCCAAGAAGTACCTGGTGTCCAGCCTGGATCAGAGTTTAAAACGCATGAAGCTGGAGTATGTGGATATTTTCTATCACCACCGGCCGGATCCCGAAACACCGCTGGAGGAAACGATGGCGGCACTGGACCTGATCGTGCGCCAGGGTAAGGCGCTTTATGTAGGTATTTCCAACTATCAGAAAAAAGAAGCAGCACAGGCTTTTAAGATACTGAAGAAACTGGGGACGCCCTGCCTGATCCATCAACCCAAATACTCCATGTTTGAGCGCTGGGTGGAGAACGGTTTGCTCGATCTCCTGGAAACCGAAGGCGTGGGCTGTATTCCTTTTTCGCCCCTGGCACAGGGATTGCTCACTAATAAATACCTGAAAGGGATCCCGAAGCATTCGCGGGCAGCAAAAAAGCACGGCTTCCTCAAGAAGGACCAGATCACGGAAAACAAACGCTGGCAGATACAGCAACTTAATGCGCTTGCGGAAGCACGCGGACAAAGCCTTGCACAAATGGCACTGTCCTGGATACTGAAAGACAACAGGATCACATCGGTCCTGGTAGGCGCCAGCAGCAGCGCGCAGCTGCTCGATTCGGCAGATTGCCTTAAAAATCTTAATTTTAACAGTGATGAGCTGACCCGTATCGAAAAGATCCTGAATGTGAAGGAATAG